The sequence below is a genomic window from Gossypium hirsutum isolate 1008001.06 chromosome A11, Gossypium_hirsutum_v2.1, whole genome shotgun sequence.
atatacaaaatttaactaataatataaaataatgtaaatCTTTAATTGTTAACAATAATACTTTTAAAAGAATTATGTAGGTTAAAAATAATTGATATTAAcaaattatgttatttatattattcataTTTATAGCTCCACTTTTTATTTTAAGGTGTCATAGTTATTTAGCAAACTATGTAATTTTTGGCCCTCCAATTTAAAAAGAAGTTATTTTAGTCCTACGTTTAGTTTTTCGTCTCTTTTAACTATTGAtctaagttaaattttgttaactttgttacatgACATTTACGTGGAtgacatgtcaacatttaattaatttttttaaaataatacttatttatattaatgagaataattaataattaattatgtttaaataaaattactaatatttatttataggtCCTAcatagtttttgttttatttagtgaTGAGGTATACTATTTTTATTCACTGATGGTACATGAGTAGACCTGTCCATTGACAACTTGAACCAGCTTGATTTAGGCTTGGTCAAGATTTTTATATCTCGGGCTGACTCAgcccaaatttaatttaaataataaaaatatttttgaaataaatttaattataaaatatataaaatatttttataatatttttataatattttttattaattttggatCAAACACGGGCTTAggtttaaaatttgtttaaaatcgAATTTGTGGCTTGACCCGACTTATAAAttgatatttgtatgaaattcATGCACCGCATCAAATATTATTcgtcaattttattttattttttaaagtttgtattagtgtttttgaaaattctttaAAAGTTTATATCCAAGTTGTATTCGGATATGCAATATGCATGGGTTAGGAGTGTTTGAacaaatcatttgaaacaaatAGTGCTGAAGCAGcattactttacttttgtatatttttaagcTCACTTTTGTTTTACCATGGTTTTCAGAGAATCGAACAAAACTCTCAATTTGAATGTTAACATCTTCTTAAAGATGAAAAAATTGAGATTGCTCAAAGTTCATTGTCTCTCAAGTTGTGATAAGTTCGAATTTCTTTCTAACGAGTTACGGCTTTTAGAATGGATAAGATATCCTTTAAAATCGTTGCCTTTAAGCTTCCAACTGGACAACCTTGTTGCACTTCTCTTGCCATATAGTCGCATTGAACAACTTTGGAAGGGAAATATAGTAAGAACAAGTTCATCTGATCCCTGtcttttagcttattttaagaTGAATGATTAAAACTTTATTAAGATGAAAAAATagcaataaaaatgattttactTAGTAAGTTTTCTCTTTTCTGtctaatttattattgttttcagCAGCCCCTGTATAAGTTGAAATTGTTCAACCTCAAAGGCTCCGAAAGCCTAATTAAGACACCTGATTTTACAACAGCTCCAAATCTTGAAGTTTTGATTTTGAAAGGATGTACCAGATTAATAGATGTTCATCCATCCATAGGAGTTCTTACGAGGCTTAAACTTTTGAACTTAAAAGGCTGCAAAAGTCTTAGGAGTCTTCCAACCAAAGTTGAATGGGAATCTCTTGAAACATTAAATCTGAAAGATTGCAGTAACCTTGTGAGTCTCCCAAGCAGCATAGGCGGGTGTAAGGGTTTAAGAGCTCTTAATATTTCTGGTTGTTATAAAGTTGAAAATTTGCCAGAGAATTTGAAGCAACTAGAGTTTTTGGAAGAGCTTGACTTAAGTGAAACAGCCAGGAGAAGACCACcatctttcatttttcaacttAAAAATCTTAAAGTTTTGTATTTCAATGGGCCCAAGGGAGCATCATCTAAGTTACGAATGAACCTACCTTCCTTTTTGAAGTTAAACCAAAGAGCAATGATAGAACCCATGCCTCTGATGTTACATTCATTGTCAGGTTTGAGTTCATTAAGAGAGTTGAAACTTAGGGAGTGCAATCTTTGTGATATTCCTAATGATATTTCTTCTCTATCCTCTTTGACTTTTCTTGATCTTAGTGGTAACAATTTCATCAGTGTACCTTCGTCTATTACTCGACTTTCCAAGATTGGTATTCTTCGATTGGATAATTGCAAGGAGCTTAAATCATTGCCTGAGCTTCTAACAAATATAGGAAGTCTGTTGGTATCTGGTTGTGATTCGCTTGAAGCAATTGC
It includes:
- the LOC107941195 gene encoding disease resistance-like protein DSC1, yielding MVFRESNKTLNLNVNIFLKMKKLRLLKVHCLSSCDKFEFLSNELRLLEWIRYPLKSLPLSFQLDNLVALLLPYSRIEQLWKGNIQPLYKLKLFNLKGSESLIKTPDFTTAPNLEVLILKGCTRLIDVHPSIGVLTRLKLLNLKGCKSLRSLPTKVEWESLETLNLKDCSNLVSLPSSIGGCKGLRALNISGCYKVENLPENLKQLEFLEELDLSETARRRPPSFIFQLKNLKVLYFNGPKGASSKLRMNLPSFLKLNQRAMIEPMPLMLHSLSGLSSLRELKLRECNLCDIPNDISSLSSLTFLDLSGNNFISVPSSITRLSKIGILRLDNCKELKSLPELLTNIGSLLVSGCDSLEAIANPSKVRNSVNWADIRGINCYRLAETMNVVTLLKKNIKVFGNLRKVFTFIIPGGEIPEWFNHQRAGFSIKIPLPHNIWNDSQWMGVALCCTFVTANTSRHEQLVSNVIFHHKNCGQECVLLDCFGFPFGKSYYSNQPVTKDHFFLRYCSRASFVTKDHFSLHYCSRAILLDRDFSKGECVESESKNLSTLDLSNQEFNELELSYMKYFCDHVHSVKVKKCGVRLVYEQDLEDVQEQHSNQTCVTIEEMNEDSVAEGSIANSSL